One stretch of Akkermansia massiliensis DNA includes these proteins:
- the cobA gene encoding uroporphyrinogen-III C-methyltransferase, with amino-acid sequence MSCDNSAINGMNPGMAGFIVAKKRVMELNDSMQQGIVYLLGAGPGDPGLMTVRGRELVEAAEVLVYDALSSAELLNWAPAACERIFVGKRASRHALPQEEINALLVKLGRAGKKVVRLKGGDPYVFGRGGEEADALHEAGVPFEVIPGITSAIAGPAYAGIPVTHRKYCTQFTVFTGHEDVNKKESSLDLKGIAGAQGTKIMLMGMQKLADVCEALTGYGQEPSTPAAAIQWATTGIQRTVTGTVRTLPAKVQKAGLGAPAVVVIGDVVKERDSLAWFEKLPLFGKRIVVTRTRAQAGELSVRLRRLGAEVLEMPTIRMAPPSNKREFAEGVVHAHTYDWLVFSSPNGVERFFQAFFAVYQDIRSIGGARIAAIGPGTEAKLREYGLAVDIMPKKFVAEGLVKAFKDAREEIGTIEHSTFLWVRGEEARRVIYDGLTALGAIVDECIAYRTEAETEDVAGAQAAFRERGADIVTFTSSSTAENFFKLGLPWPDGCKAASIGPVTTATLKELGRAPSITAKTHDINGLVEAIVKAAGK; translated from the coding sequence ATGTCTTGTGACAATTCTGCCATCAATGGAATGAATCCGGGCATGGCGGGGTTTATTGTCGCCAAAAAGCGGGTGATGGAGTTGAATGACAGCATGCAACAGGGTATTGTTTATTTGCTTGGAGCGGGTCCGGGGGATCCCGGCCTGATGACCGTCCGCGGGCGGGAACTGGTGGAAGCGGCGGAAGTGCTGGTATATGATGCGCTGAGCTCGGCGGAACTGCTGAACTGGGCTCCTGCCGCATGTGAAAGGATTTTTGTGGGCAAGCGGGCTTCCCGCCACGCCCTGCCGCAGGAGGAAATCAATGCCCTGCTGGTCAAACTGGGACGCGCCGGGAAAAAAGTGGTGCGCCTGAAAGGCGGCGATCCCTACGTCTTCGGGCGCGGGGGGGAGGAAGCGGACGCCCTGCATGAAGCGGGCGTGCCGTTTGAAGTCATTCCGGGCATTACCTCCGCCATTGCGGGGCCGGCCTATGCGGGCATTCCGGTGACGCACCGCAAGTACTGCACGCAATTTACCGTCTTCACGGGCCATGAAGACGTGAACAAGAAGGAATCTTCCCTGGACCTGAAAGGAATCGCCGGAGCGCAGGGCACGAAAATCATGCTGATGGGCATGCAGAAGCTCGCGGACGTCTGCGAAGCCCTGACCGGATACGGGCAGGAGCCGTCCACGCCGGCCGCCGCCATCCAGTGGGCCACCACGGGCATTCAGCGCACGGTTACGGGCACTGTCCGGACGCTGCCCGCCAAGGTTCAAAAGGCCGGGCTGGGCGCCCCTGCGGTAGTCGTGATCGGGGATGTGGTGAAGGAACGCGACAGCCTGGCCTGGTTTGAAAAACTGCCCCTGTTCGGCAAGCGCATCGTGGTGACGCGCACCCGCGCCCAGGCCGGGGAACTGAGCGTGCGCCTGCGCCGTCTGGGTGCGGAAGTGCTGGAAATGCCCACTATCCGCATGGCCCCCCCCTCCAACAAGCGGGAATTTGCGGAAGGCGTGGTGCACGCCCATACCTATGACTGGCTGGTGTTCTCCAGCCCCAACGGGGTGGAACGCTTCTTCCAGGCGTTTTTTGCCGTGTACCAGGACATCCGGAGCATCGGAGGCGCCAGGATTGCGGCCATCGGGCCCGGAACGGAGGCGAAGCTCCGGGAATACGGGCTGGCCGTGGATATCATGCCTAAAAAATTCGTGGCGGAAGGACTCGTCAAGGCCTTCAAGGACGCCCGCGAGGAAATCGGAACCATTGAGCACAGCACGTTCCTGTGGGTGCGCGGGGAGGAAGCGCGGCGCGTGATTTACGACGGCCTGACCGCTCTGGGAGCTATTGTGGACGAATGCATCGCCTACAGGACGGAAGCGGAAACGGAGGACGTGGCGGGAGCCCAGGCGGCTTTCCGGGAGCGGGGGGCGGATATCGTGACGTTCACCAGCTCCTCCACGGCGGAAAACTTTTTCAAGCTGGGGCTTCCGTGGCCGGACGGCTGCAAGGCCGCCAGCATCGGGCCCGTGACCACGGCAACCCTCAAGGAGCTGGGGCGCGCACCCTCGATTACCGCGAAAACGCACGACATCAACGGCCTGGTGGAGGCCATCGTCAAGGCCGCCGGCAAATAG
- a CDS encoding PepSY-like domain-containing protein: MNISRILTTTLAAAFTLPALADIPASRVPAPVKEQVQKQYPNAGAIEWDFDNDEDVYEAEFHLNGLEYDVKLYPDGTVCLIKADMRLQDLPAPVTAAIARDFPGYAPRRAKQITARGALKYRVDCRSETAAVRKLELYYAPDGKLLSQKADD, translated from the coding sequence ATGAATATTTCACGTATACTTACGACCACTCTCGCTGCCGCATTCACCCTTCCGGCTTTGGCGGATATTCCGGCCTCCCGAGTTCCTGCCCCCGTGAAGGAACAGGTGCAGAAGCAGTATCCGAACGCCGGCGCCATCGAATGGGATTTCGACAACGACGAAGACGTTTACGAGGCGGAATTCCACCTCAACGGCCTGGAATACGACGTCAAGCTTTATCCGGACGGCACCGTCTGCCTGATTAAGGCGGACATGCGCCTTCAGGATCTGCCCGCCCCCGTTACGGCGGCCATCGCCCGCGATTTCCCGGGGTACGCTCCCCGCCGCGCCAAGCAGATCACCGCCAGGGGAGCCCTGAAGTACCGGGTGGACTGCCGGTCAGAAACCGCCGCCGTCCGCAAACTGGAGCTTTACTATGCCCCGGACGGCAAACTTCTTTCCCAGAAGGCGGACGATTGA
- a CDS encoding zinc metallopeptidase codes for MILLGSMLLSWLVSARMKSRFSEYSQIPIPVTGREVAEQMLKDNHITDVKVISTPGHLTDHYNPADKTVNLSESVYNSNSIAAAAVAAHEVGHAVQHAQAYHWLGLRSALVPIVQFSSNLVSIVLIIGIILLAMGGSPWVLGLGIGLFAMTTIFAFITLPVEFDASSRALKWLDRSHLMNYFDHGKAKSALFWAAMTYVVGALSSLAMLLYYVFIFLNARGRE; via the coding sequence ATGATTCTGCTGGGCTCCATGCTTCTGAGCTGGCTGGTCAGCGCGCGCATGAAGAGCCGTTTCAGCGAATATTCCCAGATTCCCATTCCGGTGACCGGGCGGGAAGTGGCGGAACAGATGCTGAAGGACAACCACATCACGGACGTGAAGGTGATTTCCACCCCCGGCCACCTGACGGACCATTACAATCCGGCGGACAAGACCGTCAACCTGAGCGAGTCCGTTTACAATTCCAACAGCATTGCCGCCGCGGCCGTGGCGGCCCATGAAGTGGGGCATGCCGTACAGCACGCCCAGGCCTATCACTGGCTGGGCCTGCGGTCCGCGCTGGTTCCCATCGTCCAGTTCTCCTCCAATCTGGTGAGCATCGTGCTGATCATCGGCATTATCCTGCTGGCCATGGGCGGTTCCCCGTGGGTGCTGGGGCTGGGCATCGGCCTGTTTGCCATGACCACCATCTTCGCCTTCATCACGCTTCCGGTGGAGTTTGACGCTTCCTCCAGAGCCCTGAAATGGCTGGACCGTTCCCACCTGATGAATTACTTCGACCACGGAAAGGCCAAGAGTGCCCTGTTCTGGGCGGCCATGACCTATGTGGTGGGCGCGCTTTCCTCCCTGGCCATGCTGCTGTATTACGTGTTCATTTTCCTGAACGCGCGCGGCAGGGAATAA
- a CDS encoding peptidoglycan recognition protein family protein has product MEYRSVWTGFLAVFAALAFCSCSQNDKMRPPAVSFKIQKAPVVPRTSNQMGREVGIRVSYMPKSTYARRHAASMRPRFITIHSTANPKGDANAHSRYLNSGKSRSLNWHFTVDQFGAYQHIPTTETGHHADHSGPGDQYSVAIEMCECTTHNPVVIYNKTAKLAALLMMRYNVPLRNVVPHNYWSGKNCPAPLMTNGRPGYKWSWFISRVDYYYRCLQAGK; this is encoded by the coding sequence ATGGAATATAGATCTGTCTGGACGGGCTTTCTTGCCGTATTCGCCGCCCTGGCGTTCTGCAGCTGCTCGCAGAACGATAAAATGAGACCGCCGGCCGTCTCCTTCAAAATTCAAAAAGCCCCGGTAGTCCCCCGCACGTCCAACCAGATGGGCCGTGAGGTGGGCATCCGCGTCTCCTACATGCCCAAAAGCACGTATGCCCGCAGGCATGCGGCCTCCATGCGCCCCCGCTTCATCACCATCCACAGCACCGCCAACCCCAAGGGAGACGCCAACGCCCATTCCCGCTACCTGAACAGCGGCAAATCCCGCAGCCTGAACTGGCACTTCACGGTGGACCAGTTCGGCGCGTACCAGCACATTCCCACGACGGAAACGGGCCACCACGCGGACCACTCCGGCCCGGGCGACCAATACTCCGTAGCCATTGAAATGTGCGAATGCACCACGCACAACCCCGTCGTCATCTACAACAAGACAGCCAAGCTGGCGGCCCTGCTGATGATGCGCTACAACGTCCCCCTGCGCAACGTGGTGCCCCACAACTACTGGTCCGGCAAGAACTGCCCCGCCCCGCTGATGACCAACGGCCGCCCCGGCTATAAATGGAGCTGGTTCATCTCCCGCGTGGACTATTACTACCGCTGCCTCCAGGCCGGGAAATAA
- a CDS encoding aldo/keto reductase encodes MKIITSPGDTQRLSNGLPIPGIGYGTYLAPDDTSGTRSILDALEAGYRLIDTASVYGNEKTVGRAVRESSIPREEIFITSKVWNTDQGYESTLSAFDASLNRLETDYLDLYLIHWPIPAGYEKDYRDLNRETWKAMERLYKEGQARAIGVSNFLPRHLEALMEQADTIPMVNQLEINPRYHQTEAVAFCREHGILVESWGPLARGGVLEEPVLRRIADKHKKSVAQICLRWELQRGIVPLPKSVHADRIKANLDVFGFSLDGEDMALIDTLDAPGHYSIHPDHLSEE; translated from the coding sequence ATGAAAATCATCACTTCCCCCGGAGATACGCAGCGGCTGAGCAACGGCCTCCCCATTCCCGGCATCGGTTACGGAACCTACCTGGCCCCGGACGACACGTCGGGAACCCGGAGCATTCTTGACGCGCTGGAAGCAGGCTACCGCCTCATTGACACAGCCAGCGTATACGGCAATGAAAAAACGGTGGGGCGCGCCGTCAGGGAAAGCTCCATTCCGCGGGAGGAAATCTTCATCACCAGCAAAGTCTGGAACACGGACCAGGGTTATGAAAGCACCCTGAGCGCTTTTGACGCCTCCCTGAACCGCCTCGAAACGGATTATCTGGACCTGTACCTGATCCACTGGCCCATCCCCGCCGGATATGAGAAGGACTACAGAGATCTGAACAGGGAAACCTGGAAAGCCATGGAGCGCCTTTACAAGGAGGGCCAGGCAAGGGCCATCGGCGTCAGCAACTTCCTTCCCCGCCATTTGGAAGCCCTGATGGAACAAGCCGATACCATCCCCATGGTGAACCAGCTGGAAATCAATCCCAGGTACCACCAGACGGAAGCGGTCGCCTTCTGCCGGGAACACGGCATTCTGGTGGAATCATGGGGCCCCCTGGCCCGCGGAGGCGTACTGGAGGAACCCGTCCTGCGCCGCATCGCGGACAAGCATAAAAAATCCGTAGCCCAGATATGCCTCCGCTGGGAACTCCAGCGCGGCATCGTGCCCCTCCCCAAATCCGTGCATGCGGACAGAATCAAAGCCAACCTGGACGTTTTCGGCTTCTCCCTGGACGGAGAAGACATGGCCCTTATTGACACGCTGGACGCCCCCGGGCACTACTCCATTCACCCGGACCATCTTTCCGAGGAGTAA
- a CDS encoding efflux RND transporter permease subunit yields the protein MPDFFIRRPIFAWVVALLISLIGLLAIPSLPIAQYPDIAPPVITLRTTYPGASAQDTEEAVTAVIEKEINGAPGLMYMSATSSSDGAVEIAATFTQGTDPDIAAVEVQNRLKIVESRLPESVRKEGVFVEKSSNNIQAMISLSSTGNLNDTELGEWASARIIPELKRVKGVGRVELFGAETSMRIWPDPEKLEALGLTPTDIVNAVAAQSERIIIGDIGGAAVSKSAPINASVVAEEAFRTPEEFASIALRTLSDGSSVKLGDVARVELGSNSYAFFSRCNGQTATGMAIKMAPGSNAVETMGLLKAKMDELARDFPPGVTYQIPYETTHFVEISIQKVISTLLEAILLVFLVMFLFLQNFRATLIPTLVVPVALLGTFAVMWLSGFSINMLTMFAMVLSIGILVDDAIVVVENVERIMMEEGLDARRATVKAMKQIGGAIVGITAVLVAVFVPMAFFSGAVGNIYRQFAVTLIVSISFSAFLALSLTPALCAAMLKASSVEHQEKKGFFGWFNRTIHRSTDRYGNAVSGIIRRPVRSLFLYVLIIAGAGYLYLTLPTSFLPEEDQGNFMAMVALPAGTLQEETSTRLREVEDYLMQHEPVEYAYSVGGFSFMGTGTNMAMLFVGLKNWDERSGEDNSAQAIIDRVNARFGGDRQMMVMALNMPSLPELGSTSGFDFRLQDKGGLGYARMVEARDELLARANADPNLTGVYFSGQADTPRLHVSIDREKAFSMGVPITEISNSLAVMFGSSYVGDFMHDSQVRRIIVQADGKSRLNGNDIEDLHVRNDQGKLLPLSSFVRLDWTAGPPQLTRYNNYPSFTINGSSAPGKSSGDAMNALEQITATLPQGVGFEWTGQSYEEKLAGSQATLLFGLSILIVFLVLAALYESWSIPLAVILVVPLGLLGALLAVFLRDMPNDIYFKVGLITTIGLSAKNAILIVEVAKEFYREGMDVMEAAVAAAKLRLRPILMTSLAFGAGVVPLAFAHGAAAGAQRAVGTGVLGGIITATLLAIFLVPLFFRLTAGKRKQEHPEEA from the coding sequence ATGCCTGATTTCTTTATACGCCGCCCCATTTTTGCCTGGGTAGTCGCCCTGCTGATTTCCCTGATCGGGCTGCTGGCCATTCCCAGCCTGCCTATTGCCCAGTACCCGGACATCGCTCCGCCGGTCATTACCCTGCGCACTACGTATCCGGGCGCCTCCGCCCAGGATACGGAGGAAGCCGTCACCGCCGTGATTGAAAAGGAAATCAACGGAGCTCCCGGCCTGATGTACATGTCCGCCACCAGCAGTTCCGACGGCGCGGTGGAAATCGCCGCCACGTTCACGCAGGGCACGGACCCGGACATTGCCGCCGTGGAAGTGCAGAACAGGCTGAAAATCGTGGAATCCCGCCTGCCGGAATCTGTCCGGAAGGAAGGAGTGTTCGTGGAAAAATCCTCCAACAACATTCAGGCGATGATCTCCCTTTCCTCCACGGGGAACCTGAATGATACGGAACTGGGGGAATGGGCTTCCGCGCGCATCATCCCTGAATTGAAGCGCGTGAAAGGCGTCGGGCGCGTGGAGCTCTTCGGCGCGGAAACGTCCATGCGCATCTGGCCCGATCCGGAAAAGCTGGAAGCGCTGGGGCTGACGCCCACGGACATCGTGAATGCCGTGGCCGCCCAGAGCGAGCGCATCATCATCGGTGACATCGGGGGGGCGGCCGTTTCCAAATCCGCCCCCATCAACGCCAGCGTGGTGGCGGAGGAAGCCTTCCGCACGCCGGAGGAATTCGCCTCCATTGCGCTGAGAACGCTTTCAGACGGTTCCTCCGTCAAGCTGGGGGACGTGGCGCGGGTGGAGCTGGGCTCCAACAGCTACGCGTTCTTCTCCCGCTGCAACGGGCAGACCGCCACCGGCATGGCTATCAAGATGGCTCCCGGCTCCAACGCCGTGGAAACCATGGGCCTGCTCAAGGCCAAGATGGATGAGCTGGCCAGGGACTTCCCGCCCGGCGTCACCTACCAGATTCCGTATGAAACCACCCATTTCGTGGAAATCTCCATCCAGAAGGTCATCTCCACCCTGCTGGAAGCCATTCTGCTGGTATTCCTGGTCATGTTCCTGTTCCTGCAGAACTTCCGGGCCACCCTGATTCCCACGCTCGTCGTCCCCGTGGCCCTGCTGGGCACCTTTGCGGTGATGTGGCTCTCCGGGTTCTCCATCAACATGCTCACCATGTTCGCCATGGTGCTCAGCATCGGCATTCTGGTGGACGACGCCATTGTGGTGGTGGAAAATGTGGAACGCATCATGATGGAGGAGGGGCTGGACGCCCGGCGCGCTACGGTAAAAGCCATGAAGCAGATCGGAGGCGCCATCGTGGGCATCACCGCCGTGCTCGTGGCCGTGTTCGTGCCCATGGCCTTTTTCAGCGGAGCGGTGGGGAACATCTACCGGCAATTTGCCGTGACCCTCATTGTATCCATCTCCTTCTCCGCGTTTCTGGCCCTTTCCCTGACTCCGGCTCTGTGCGCCGCCATGCTTAAAGCCTCCTCCGTGGAGCATCAGGAAAAGAAAGGATTCTTCGGATGGTTCAACAGGACCATCCACCGGTCCACGGACCGGTACGGCAATGCCGTATCCGGAATCATCCGCCGCCCCGTACGCTCCCTGTTCCTGTATGTGCTCATCATTGCGGGGGCCGGCTACCTGTACCTCACGCTTCCCACCTCCTTCCTTCCGGAAGAAGACCAGGGCAACTTCATGGCGATGGTTGCCCTGCCTGCCGGGACCTTGCAGGAGGAAACCAGCACCCGGCTGCGGGAGGTGGAGGATTACCTGATGCAGCATGAACCGGTGGAATACGCCTACTCCGTGGGCGGCTTCAGCTTCATGGGCACCGGCACCAACATGGCGATGCTGTTTGTCGGCCTGAAAAACTGGGACGAGCGTTCCGGAGAGGACAACTCCGCCCAGGCGATCATTGACCGGGTCAACGCCCGTTTTGGCGGGGACCGCCAGATGATGGTCATGGCCCTGAACATGCCGTCCCTGCCGGAACTGGGCAGCACGTCCGGCTTCGACTTCCGGCTCCAGGACAAGGGCGGCCTGGGGTATGCCCGCATGGTGGAAGCCCGGGACGAACTCCTGGCCCGCGCCAATGCGGACCCCAACCTGACGGGCGTCTACTTCTCCGGACAGGCGGACACGCCGCGGCTGCACGTCTCCATTGACCGGGAAAAAGCCTTCTCCATGGGAGTGCCCATTACGGAAATCAGCAATTCGCTGGCGGTCATGTTCGGGTCCAGCTATGTGGGGGACTTCATGCATGACAGCCAGGTGCGCCGCATCATTGTGCAGGCGGACGGAAAAAGCCGCCTGAACGGCAATGACATTGAAGACCTGCATGTCCGTAATGACCAGGGGAAGCTTCTGCCCCTCTCCTCCTTCGTCCGGCTGGACTGGACGGCCGGCCCCCCGCAGCTCACGCGCTACAACAACTACCCCTCCTTCACCATCAACGGCTCCTCCGCGCCCGGCAAGAGCAGCGGGGACGCCATGAACGCCCTGGAGCAGATTACCGCCACCCTGCCGCAGGGCGTGGGATTTGAATGGACGGGACAGTCCTATGAAGAAAAGCTTGCCGGGTCCCAGGCCACGCTGCTCTTCGGCCTGTCCATCCTGATCGTCTTCCTGGTGCTGGCGGCCCTGTATGAAAGCTGGTCCATTCCGCTGGCGGTCATCCTGGTGGTGCCCCTGGGCCTGCTCGGAGCCCTGCTGGCCGTCTTCCTGCGCGACATGCCCAACGACATCTACTTCAAGGTGGGCCTGATTACGACCATCGGCCTTTCCGCCAAGAATGCCATCCTGATTGTGGAAGTGGCCAAGGAATTCTACCGGGAAGGCATGGATGTGATGGAAGCTGCCGTTGCCGCCGCCAAACTGCGCCTGAGGCCCATCCTGATGACCTCCCTGGCGTTCGGCGCCGGGGTGGTTCCGCTGGCCTTCGCCCACGGGGCGGCGGCGGGCGCGCAGCGCGCCGTAGGCACGGGGGTGCTGGGCGGCATCATTACGGCCACCCTGCTGGCGATCTTCCTGGTTCCCCTCTTCTTCCGCCTGACAGCCGGAAAGAGGAAACAGGAACACCCGGAAGAAGCATAG
- the topB gene encoding DNA topoisomerase III — protein sequence MSKTLIIAEKPSVATDLARVLGKELGKFTRDKSGAFYQNDRAIITSAVGHLLEQKKPMTEGGKSLPWKFDYLPVIPRTFELEPIKQSEDRLKKVLQLAKSKDVTEIVNACDAGREGELIFHNLVRYGKWTKPARRLWMQSMTDEAILNAWHSMRSEADMQPLTNAAVCRSESDWLVGLNSTRALTILQSRGGFNVTPAGRVQTPTLAILTQRELEIQAFEPVPYSEVWAEFGVQSGSYSGRWIDRDWKKDDNPQSRAERIWDPEQATVIRDRCRGKSGTVTEEKKPVTTIAPLLYDLTSLQREAANRYGFSAKRTLQLAQECYEKHKVLTYPRTDSRYLPEDYLGKVYGIVGTVAEQDPEFATFAKDILDNKRIKPNRRVFDTKKVSDHFAIIPTGKMEKLTGDAQKLFEMVMARFLAVFFPPAVFEDTRRTTLIAHQGGVTDAFLTTGRVLVEPGWQAVYGRKAGSSSKEELVPVHDGEQAAVREIEIRNAMTKPPARYNEATLLAAMEGAGKLVHDEELAAAMSERGLGTPATRASIIEGLISQEYIVRDGRELLATRRGIELIALLERIGLKTLTSPSLTGEWEYKLKQMEQAALPRDSFMEGIKTLTGEIVKRVKDFREAQQQVELPEMELDCPSCHAHGLKNTLDAVSCRSCKFSIRKVISGRDMTDEELKTLIVDGKTGILHGFTSRFGKPFEAGLELNDKFRATLYFPAREEDEAAGTEEAVKVASVTIPDMGEHDVMETAKAWKVPSLAIGKENAAVSVSRTILGREIPLDQVLKILAEGKSDLMKGFISQRTKRPFDAYLVFNAKTGKIGFEFPPREKKYPAKKAAAKSEDKEKASASKTARTPKTAGKGAGRSAKTAEAAPKKGKKQ from the coding sequence ATGTCCAAAACGTTAATTATAGCAGAAAAGCCGAGCGTCGCCACTGATCTGGCGAGAGTCCTCGGCAAGGAGCTTGGGAAATTCACCCGGGACAAATCCGGCGCGTTTTACCAGAATGACCGGGCCATCATCACGTCCGCCGTGGGCCACCTGCTGGAACAGAAGAAGCCCATGACGGAGGGCGGCAAGTCCCTGCCATGGAAGTTCGACTATCTGCCCGTCATCCCCAGGACGTTTGAACTGGAACCCATCAAACAGTCGGAAGACCGCCTGAAAAAGGTTCTCCAGCTCGCCAAAAGCAAGGACGTGACGGAAATCGTCAACGCATGCGATGCCGGGCGCGAAGGGGAGCTCATTTTCCACAACCTGGTGCGTTACGGAAAATGGACCAAGCCTGCGCGCCGCCTGTGGATGCAGTCCATGACGGATGAAGCCATCCTGAATGCGTGGCACAGCATGCGGAGCGAGGCCGACATGCAGCCCCTGACGAACGCCGCCGTGTGCCGTTCCGAATCAGACTGGCTGGTGGGCCTGAACAGCACCCGCGCCCTTACCATCCTGCAATCCCGCGGAGGCTTCAACGTCACCCCCGCCGGACGCGTGCAGACCCCCACGCTGGCCATTCTGACGCAGAGGGAACTGGAAATCCAGGCGTTTGAACCGGTGCCCTATTCGGAAGTGTGGGCGGAATTCGGCGTGCAGTCCGGCTCCTACTCCGGCCGCTGGATTGACCGGGACTGGAAAAAGGACGACAACCCGCAGTCCCGCGCGGAACGCATCTGGGACCCGGAACAGGCGACCGTCATCCGCGACCGCTGCCGCGGCAAATCCGGCACGGTGACGGAGGAAAAGAAACCCGTCACAACCATCGCCCCGCTGTTGTATGACCTGACCTCCCTCCAGAGGGAAGCCGCCAACCGCTACGGCTTTTCCGCCAAGCGCACGCTGCAGCTGGCCCAGGAGTGCTATGAAAAGCACAAGGTGCTCACCTATCCCCGTACGGACTCCCGCTACCTGCCGGAGGACTATCTGGGCAAGGTCTACGGCATCGTGGGCACGGTGGCGGAGCAGGACCCGGAATTCGCCACTTTTGCGAAGGACATCCTGGACAACAAGCGCATCAAGCCCAACCGGCGCGTGTTTGACACGAAAAAGGTAAGCGACCACTTCGCCATCATCCCGACCGGCAAGATGGAAAAGCTTACCGGAGACGCGCAGAAACTCTTTGAAATGGTCATGGCCCGCTTCCTGGCCGTCTTTTTCCCCCCCGCCGTGTTTGAGGACACGCGCAGAACCACGCTCATTGCCCACCAGGGCGGCGTGACGGACGCCTTCCTAACCACGGGGCGCGTGCTGGTGGAACCGGGCTGGCAGGCCGTCTACGGACGCAAGGCGGGCAGTTCTTCCAAGGAAGAGCTGGTGCCCGTCCATGACGGGGAACAGGCTGCCGTGCGTGAAATTGAAATCCGCAACGCCATGACCAAGCCGCCCGCACGGTACAATGAAGCCACGCTGCTGGCCGCCATGGAAGGCGCCGGAAAGCTGGTGCATGACGAAGAACTGGCCGCCGCCATGAGCGAACGCGGCCTGGGCACTCCCGCCACCCGCGCCTCCATCATTGAAGGCCTGATTTCCCAGGAATACATTGTCCGGGACGGCCGCGAGCTTCTGGCGACGCGCCGCGGGATTGAACTGATCGCCCTGCTGGAACGCATCGGGCTGAAAACGCTTACCTCCCCCAGCCTCACCGGGGAATGGGAATACAAGCTCAAGCAGATGGAGCAGGCCGCCCTGCCGAGGGACTCCTTCATGGAAGGCATCAAGACTCTGACCGGGGAAATCGTAAAGAGAGTGAAAGACTTCCGGGAAGCCCAGCAGCAGGTGGAACTGCCGGAAATGGAACTGGACTGCCCGTCCTGCCATGCCCACGGCCTGAAAAACACGCTGGACGCCGTTTCCTGCCGTTCCTGCAAGTTCAGCATCCGCAAGGTCATCTCCGGCCGCGACATGACGGATGAAGAGCTGAAAACCCTCATTGTGGACGGCAAGACGGGAATCCTCCACGGATTCACCTCCCGGTTCGGCAAACCCTTTGAAGCGGGGCTGGAGCTCAACGACAAGTTCCGCGCCACGCTCTACTTCCCGGCACGGGAGGAGGACGAAGCCGCCGGGACGGAGGAAGCCGTGAAAGTGGCCTCCGTCACCATCCCGGACATGGGGGAACACGATGTGATGGAAACGGCCAAGGCCTGGAAAGTCCCTTCCCTGGCCATTGGAAAGGAAAATGCCGCCGTCTCCGTTTCCCGGACCATCCTGGGCCGTGAAATTCCGCTGGACCAGGTGTTGAAGATTCTGGCGGAAGGAAAGTCCGACCTGATGAAGGGCTTCATCTCCCAGCGCACCAAGCGCCCGTTTGACGCTTATCTGGTCTTCAATGCGAAGACGGGCAAGATCGGCTTTGAATTCCCGCCCCGGGAAAAGAAATATCCGGCTAAAAAAGCTGCGGCCAAGTCGGAAGACAAGGAAAAAGCTTCGGCTTCCAAAACGGCCAGGACGCCCAAAACTGCCGGGAAAGGCGCGGGAAGAAGCGCTAAAACGGCAGAGGCGGCTCCTAAAAAAGGGAAGAAGCAATAA